A region of Rhizorhabdus wittichii RW1 DNA encodes the following proteins:
- a CDS encoding 3-hydroxyacyl-CoA dehydrogenase, NAD-binding (PFAM: 3-hydroxyacyl-CoA dehydrogenase domain protein; 3-hydroxyacyl-CoA dehydrogenase, NAD-binding): MGGFRGHQAIGTVAAIGGGVIGGGWVAAFLGSGRAVRLHDPAPGAEARIRAHVTQAWPQMAALGLARADDDWTGRLSFHETIEDAVEGTDFVQENTPERSDVKRALFAELDRLVPADVLVGSSTSSLPISDLQAGLSTAARFVLGHPFNPVHLIPLVEVGGGDATDPAAVDTALAFYAALGKEPVRLNREVFGHIGNRLTSAMFREAVRLVAEGYASVEDVDKAIRFGPALKWAIQGQFTTFHTSGGAGGLAEFLPKFVPGILKRWETMADPPLGDPALQAELVRQMEAATDGRSVEEIARRQDALLMAMLALMGRDQAGQP, encoded by the coding sequence ATGGGCGGGTTTCGCGGCCATCAGGCGATCGGCACCGTCGCCGCGATCGGCGGCGGCGTGATCGGCGGCGGCTGGGTCGCCGCCTTCCTCGGCAGCGGGCGGGCGGTGCGGCTGCACGATCCCGCCCCCGGCGCCGAGGCCCGGATCCGCGCCCATGTGACCCAGGCCTGGCCGCAGATGGCGGCGCTGGGGCTGGCCCGCGCCGACGACGACTGGACGGGCCGGCTGAGCTTCCACGAGACTATCGAAGACGCCGTCGAAGGCACTGATTTCGTTCAGGAAAACACCCCCGAGCGGAGCGACGTCAAGCGCGCCCTGTTCGCCGAGCTCGACCGGCTGGTCCCGGCCGACGTCCTCGTCGGCAGCAGCACCTCCAGCCTGCCGATCAGCGATCTCCAGGCCGGCCTTTCCACCGCCGCGCGCTTCGTGCTCGGCCATCCGTTCAACCCGGTCCACCTGATCCCGCTGGTCGAGGTCGGCGGCGGCGATGCGACCGATCCGGCGGCGGTCGACACCGCCCTCGCCTTCTACGCGGCGCTCGGCAAGGAGCCGGTCCGCCTCAATCGCGAGGTGTTCGGCCATATCGGCAACCGGCTGACCAGCGCGATGTTCCGCGAGGCGGTGCGGCTGGTGGCGGAGGGCTATGCCAGCGTCGAGGACGTCGACAAGGCGATCCGCTTCGGACCCGCGCTCAAATGGGCGATCCAGGGCCAGTTCACCACCTTCCACACCTCGGGCGGCGCCGGCGGCCTCGCCGAGTTCCTGCCGAAATTCGTGCCCGGCATCCTCAAACGCTGGGAGACGATGGCCGATCCGCCGCTCGGCGACCCCGCCCTGCAGGCCGAGCTGGTACGGCAGATGGAAGCCGCCACGGACGGCCGCAGCGTCGAGGAGATCGCCCGGCGGCAGGATGCGCTGCTGATGGCGATGCTGGCGCTGATGGGACGCGACCAGGCCGGCCAGCCATGA
- a CDS encoding 1,4-Dihydroxy-2-naphthoate synthase (PFAM: Enoyl-CoA hydratase/isomerase) yields MMSDDNEFQREIDYSEFDFLTVDIGEDGVAVVTMNDPDTLNAVGPHNHWQLEDIWLKLARDERIKVIVLTGAGKAFSAGGNIKLMAERAQTEYGLKYALRVPINTLRIWDQILMTPQPIIAAVNGDAIGLGTSLFAFCDMSIVAEDARLGDTHVRVGLVTGDGGSVMWPLLVGPQKAKEYLMRGKLLNGRKAEEIGLVNYAFPKEQVLDEAMKIAREIAGQPIWAVRWSKAAVNKCIRDQVNLTGELSIAYEAMTMMTHDYKAATTAFANKEKPVFKGY; encoded by the coding sequence ATGATGAGCGACGACAACGAGTTCCAGCGCGAGATCGACTATAGCGAGTTCGACTTCCTGACGGTCGACATCGGCGAGGACGGCGTCGCCGTCGTGACGATGAACGATCCCGACACGCTCAACGCGGTCGGCCCGCACAACCACTGGCAGCTCGAGGATATCTGGCTGAAGCTCGCCCGCGACGAGCGGATCAAGGTGATCGTGCTGACCGGCGCCGGCAAGGCCTTCTCGGCCGGCGGCAACATCAAGCTGATGGCCGAGCGCGCCCAGACCGAATATGGCCTGAAATACGCGCTGCGGGTGCCGATCAACACGCTGCGCATCTGGGACCAGATCCTGATGACTCCGCAGCCGATCATCGCCGCCGTCAACGGCGACGCGATCGGCCTGGGCACCTCGCTGTTCGCCTTCTGCGACATGAGCATCGTTGCCGAGGACGCCCGGCTGGGCGACACCCATGTCCGCGTCGGCCTCGTCACCGGGGACGGCGGGTCGGTGATGTGGCCGCTGCTGGTGGGGCCGCAGAAGGCCAAGGAATATCTGATGCGCGGCAAGCTCCTGAACGGCAGGAAGGCCGAGGAGATCGGCCTGGTCAACTATGCCTTCCCCAAGGAACAGGTGCTCGACGAGGCGATGAAGATCGCCCGCGAGATCGCCGGCCAGCCGATCTGGGCGGTGCGCTGGTCCAAGGCCGCGGTCAACAAGTGCATCCGCGACCAGGTCAACCTGACCGGCGAGCTGTCGATCGCCTATGAGGCGATGACGATGATGACGCACGACTACAAGGCGGCGACCACCGCCTTCGCCAACAAGGAAAAACCGGTCTTCAAGGGCTATTGA
- a CDS encoding 3-hydroxyacyl-CoA dehydrogenase / short chain enoyl-CoA hydratase (PFAM: Enoyl-CoA hydratase/isomerase; 3-hydroxyacyl-CoA dehydrogenase domain protein; 3-hydroxyacyl-CoA dehydrogenase, NAD-binding), with the protein MRRRPDKASHSRYLRPAPALCLTVRAPDSFCGGRTIASTGPDQAIMTQVNEKISTRVEGDIGFIRSDNPPVNALGQAVRSGVVEALDRLNADPAVKAIVLHCEGRTFFAGADITEFNKPRVPPTLQEMILAIENSPKPVVAAVHGTALGGGFETALGCPFRVAVPSARMGLPEINLGLFAGGGGTQRLPRIIGPEKALEFVLSGKPVGAAQALALGILDAVEDGAPDAIGAAFARRVIDEKLPAVAVSRRDDRIAATRADPSAFDALAAKLTARSKGQEAPAANVAAVRRSFTLPFDEAMAIDAEANRALMAGSQSRALRHLFFAEREAARIPGLPKDARARDVASAAIIGAGTMGGGIAMCFAGAGIPVVIVDTTQEALDRGMERVRANYATSVKRGSISQEQVDKRLALITPATDRAAVADADLVIEAVFEDMAVKKEIFSDLEKRVKPGTVLASNTSALDVDEIAAALDRPEDFVGMHFFSPANVMKLLEVVQAAKSSPEAILTAMAVGRKIGKVPVWSGNCDGFIGNRMVAKRSAQAERLLQRGAFPPQVDAALTKLGFPMGPLTTNDMSGLDIGYAIRKRRGTPFPIADAIVESGQLGQKTGSGYYRYEPGDRTPRPNPDTDALIVATSAKLGIERREMSEGEMVERLLFPLINEGARIVEAGIALRPSDVDLVWINGYGWPRHLGGPMFHADETGLAHIVARLREFAADTPDDPSLEPAPLLVELAAKGQGFSEWQKSRAAA; encoded by the coding sequence ATGCGAAGGCGGCCGGACAAAGCTTCACATTCTCGATACCTCCGCCCGGCTCCGGCGCTTTGCTTGACAGTGCGGGCGCCGGATAGCTTCTGCGGGGGCAGGACTATAGCCAGCACGGGGCCCGACCAAGCCATCATGACCCAGGTAAACGAGAAGATCTCCACGCGCGTCGAAGGCGACATCGGTTTCATCCGCAGCGACAACCCGCCGGTCAACGCGCTCGGACAGGCGGTGCGCAGCGGCGTCGTCGAGGCGCTCGATCGGCTGAACGCCGACCCCGCGGTCAAGGCGATCGTGCTCCATTGCGAAGGCCGCACCTTCTTCGCCGGCGCCGACATCACCGAGTTCAACAAGCCGCGCGTGCCCCCGACCCTCCAGGAGATGATCCTCGCGATCGAGAACTCGCCCAAGCCGGTGGTCGCCGCGGTCCACGGCACCGCGCTGGGCGGCGGCTTCGAGACCGCGCTCGGCTGCCCGTTCCGCGTCGCCGTCCCCTCGGCCAGGATGGGCCTGCCCGAGATCAACCTGGGCCTGTTCGCCGGCGGCGGCGGGACGCAGCGGCTGCCGCGCATCATCGGTCCGGAGAAGGCGCTCGAATTCGTGCTGTCGGGCAAGCCGGTGGGCGCCGCCCAGGCGCTGGCGCTCGGCATCCTCGACGCGGTCGAGGACGGCGCCCCCGATGCGATCGGCGCGGCCTTCGCCCGCCGGGTGATCGACGAGAAGCTGCCGGCGGTGGCGGTCAGCCGCCGCGACGACAGGATCGCCGCGACCCGCGCAGATCCGAGCGCCTTCGACGCGCTCGCCGCGAAGCTCACCGCGCGCAGCAAGGGCCAGGAGGCGCCGGCCGCCAACGTCGCCGCGGTCCGCCGCTCCTTCACCCTGCCCTTCGACGAGGCGATGGCGATCGACGCCGAGGCCAATCGCGCGCTGATGGCGGGCAGCCAGTCGCGCGCACTGCGCCACCTGTTCTTCGCCGAGCGGGAGGCCGCCCGGATTCCCGGCCTGCCCAAGGACGCCAGGGCGCGCGACGTCGCCAGCGCGGCGATCATCGGCGCGGGCACGATGGGCGGCGGCATCGCGATGTGCTTCGCCGGCGCCGGCATCCCCGTCGTCATCGTCGACACGACGCAGGAGGCGCTCGATCGCGGCATGGAGCGGGTGCGCGCCAACTACGCCACCTCGGTCAAGCGCGGCTCGATCAGCCAGGAGCAGGTCGACAAGCGCCTGGCGCTGATCACCCCGGCGACCGACCGCGCCGCCGTCGCCGACGCCGACCTGGTGATCGAGGCGGTGTTCGAGGACATGGCGGTCAAGAAGGAGATATTCTCCGACCTGGAGAAGCGGGTGAAGCCGGGCACGGTGCTCGCCTCGAACACCTCGGCGCTCGACGTCGACGAGATCGCCGCGGCGCTCGACCGGCCCGAGGATTTCGTCGGCATGCACTTCTTCTCGCCGGCCAATGTGATGAAGCTGCTGGAGGTGGTGCAGGCGGCGAAGAGCAGCCCGGAGGCGATCCTCACCGCGATGGCGGTCGGCCGCAAGATAGGCAAGGTGCCGGTCTGGTCGGGCAATTGCGACGGCTTCATCGGCAACCGGATGGTCGCCAAGCGCTCGGCCCAGGCCGAACGGCTGCTCCAGCGCGGCGCCTTCCCGCCGCAGGTCGACGCGGCGCTCACCAAGCTCGGCTTCCCGATGGGGCCGCTGACCACCAACGACATGTCGGGCCTCGACATCGGCTATGCGATCCGCAAGCGGCGCGGCACGCCCTTCCCGATCGCCGACGCGATCGTCGAGAGCGGGCAGCTCGGCCAGAAGACCGGATCGGGCTATTATCGCTACGAGCCGGGCGACCGCACCCCCCGCCCCAACCCCGACACCGACGCGCTGATCGTCGCCACCTCGGCGAAGCTGGGCATCGAGCGGCGCGAGATGTCGGAGGGCGAGATGGTCGAACGGCTGCTGTTCCCGCTGATCAACGAGGGCGCGCGGATCGTCGAGGCAGGCATCGCGCTGCGGCCGTCCGACGTCGATCTGGTCTGGATCAACGGCTATGGCTGGCCGCGCCACCTGGGCGGCCCGATGTTCCACGCCGACGAGACCGGGCTGGCGCACATCGTCGCCCGCCTGCGGGAGTTCGCCGCCGACACGCCCGACGATCCCTCGCTCGAACCCGCGCCGTTGCTGGTCGAGCTGGCCGCGAAAGGACAGGGTTTTTCCGAATGGCAGAAGAGCCGCGCCGCGGCCTGA
- a CDS encoding fumarate reductase/succinate dehydrogenase flavoprotein domain protein (PFAM: fumarate reductase/succinate dehydrogenase flavoprotein domain protein): MAATNWDETADFVICGSGGGSMAAALYLKSIGKQPLILEKTDKLGGSTAMSGGVLWIPDNHLLARDGIADSHELGRMYMDATVGNDAGPAASPERKEAYLRNGPVMMKWLEEQGMQWLRTEGWADYYDDRPGGCTRSRSVGAPMLDARKMGPLFDKLRLGPMVMPLPTDKAGIIGLATRTPRGMWEGMKLLFRMWLVKKRGAPLLSFGGALQGRMLMLADKAGVDMRTGHGVVELVEEKGRITGVVVEHEGRTLLIGARDGVLINAGGFSKNAEMRKKYGPQPSSVEWTNANPGDTGEMIEIAERHGAALDLMDQAWWVPGTMVPEGGPANMHNTDISKPHCIIVNRQGRRILNESGSYMENGQRLYRNDVPAYVILDSRHRKRYAWGYYPPGKTPQSWLDSGMMKTADTIEELAAKAGIDPVGLKDEIAKFNRYCETGKDLDFNRGGRGYDNWFGDPTVKPNPNLGKIDKPPFHVMEMVPGDVGTSGGMLTDEHARVLRADGSVIEGLYATGNSTASVMGRCYPAAGASIGASFVFAWIAAHHAVGAND, translated from the coding sequence ATGGCGGCGACGAACTGGGACGAGACGGCGGACTTCGTGATCTGCGGCTCGGGCGGCGGATCGATGGCGGCCGCGCTGTATCTCAAATCGATCGGCAAGCAGCCGCTGATCCTGGAGAAGACCGACAAGCTGGGCGGATCGACCGCCATGTCGGGCGGCGTGCTGTGGATTCCCGACAACCATCTCCTCGCCCGCGACGGGATCGCGGACAGCCATGAGCTGGGCCGCATGTATATGGACGCGACGGTCGGCAACGATGCCGGCCCGGCCGCCTCGCCCGAGCGCAAGGAAGCCTATCTGCGCAACGGCCCGGTGATGATGAAGTGGCTGGAGGAGCAGGGCATGCAATGGCTCCGCACCGAAGGCTGGGCCGATTATTACGACGATCGGCCCGGCGGCTGCACCCGCAGCCGGTCGGTCGGCGCGCCGATGCTCGACGCCCGCAAGATGGGCCCGCTGTTCGACAAGCTGCGCCTCGGCCCGATGGTGATGCCGCTGCCGACCGACAAGGCGGGGATCATCGGCCTCGCCACCCGCACGCCGAGGGGCATGTGGGAGGGCATGAAGCTGCTGTTCCGCATGTGGCTGGTGAAGAAGCGCGGCGCGCCGCTGCTCAGCTTCGGCGGCGCGCTCCAGGGCCGCATGCTGATGCTGGCCGACAAGGCTGGCGTCGACATGCGGACAGGCCATGGCGTCGTCGAACTGGTCGAGGAGAAGGGGCGGATCACCGGCGTCGTCGTCGAGCATGAGGGCAGGACGCTGCTGATCGGCGCCCGCGACGGCGTGCTGATCAACGCGGGCGGCTTCTCGAAAAATGCCGAGATGCGCAAGAAATACGGCCCGCAGCCCAGCTCGGTGGAATGGACCAACGCCAATCCCGGCGACACTGGCGAGATGATCGAGATCGCCGAGAGGCACGGCGCGGCGCTCGACCTGATGGACCAGGCCTGGTGGGTGCCCGGCACGATGGTGCCCGAGGGCGGCCCCGCCAACATGCACAACACCGACATCTCCAAGCCGCACTGCATCATCGTCAACCGCCAGGGGCGGCGCATCCTCAACGAGAGCGGCTCCTATATGGAGAACGGCCAGCGGCTCTACCGGAACGACGTGCCGGCCTATGTCATCCTCGATAGCCGCCACCGCAAGCGCTATGCCTGGGGCTATTATCCGCCGGGCAAGACGCCGCAGTCCTGGCTCGACAGCGGGATGATGAAGACCGCCGACACGATCGAGGAGCTGGCCGCGAAGGCGGGCATCGATCCGGTTGGGCTCAAGGACGAGATCGCCAAGTTCAACCGCTATTGCGAGACCGGCAAGGACCTCGACTTCAATCGCGGCGGGCGTGGCTACGACAACTGGTTCGGCGATCCGACCGTCAAGCCCAACCCCAATCTGGGCAAGATCGACAAGCCGCCCTTCCATGTGATGGAGATGGTGCCCGGCGACGTCGGCACCAGCGGCGGCATGCTGACCGACGAACATGCGCGGGTGCTCCGCGCCGACGGGTCGGTGATCGAGGGGCTCTACGCCACCGGCAATTCGACTGCCTCGGTGATGGGGCGCTGCTATCCGGCGGCGGGCGCGAGCATCGGCGCCTCGTTCGTCTTCGCCTGGATCGCGGCGCACCATGCCGTCGGCGCCAACGATTAG
- a CDS encoding acyl-CoA dehydrogenase domain protein (PFAM: acyl-CoA dehydrogenase domain protein) yields MDFELTDEQKMLSETVTRFVAETYDFLKREHALRSADGWSREAWAALAEMGLLGLPFAEEDGGFGGSGVEMMLIMEALGRGLMVEPYFATVVLAGGVLRHGASAAQRGAIVPGLIAGERILALAHDEAGQARHTLAARTSARPSGDGWIIDGAKIAVIHGRSADTLIVSATTGEGLGLFLVDAKADGVAIEAARGYDGVPVASVRLNGVAVGADALVGGAGGGAAILERSFDEARAALAAEAVGAMAETLDVTVDYLKTRQQFGVAIGSFQALQHRAVDMLMQVELSRSMAVLAALSLDGDEDQRRRNIAAAKAQIGKSGRMVGQDAVQMHGAIGITAEYKVGHAFKRLTAIDALLGDRDHHLTRLVELGGVYPAE; encoded by the coding sequence ATGGATTTTGAACTCACCGACGAGCAGAAGATGCTCAGCGAGACCGTCACCCGCTTCGTGGCGGAGACCTATGATTTCTTGAAGCGCGAGCATGCGCTGCGCAGCGCCGACGGCTGGAGCCGCGAGGCCTGGGCCGCGCTCGCCGAGATGGGCCTGCTCGGGCTGCCCTTCGCCGAGGAGGATGGCGGCTTCGGCGGCAGCGGCGTCGAGATGATGCTGATCATGGAGGCGCTCGGCCGCGGCCTGATGGTCGAGCCCTATTTCGCGACGGTGGTACTCGCCGGCGGCGTGCTGCGGCACGGCGCCTCGGCGGCGCAGCGCGGGGCGATCGTGCCGGGGCTGATCGCCGGGGAGCGCATCCTGGCGCTCGCCCATGACGAGGCGGGGCAGGCGCGCCACACGCTGGCGGCGCGGACCTCCGCCCGCCCGTCCGGCGACGGCTGGATCATCGACGGCGCCAAGATCGCGGTGATCCACGGCCGGAGCGCCGACACGCTGATCGTCAGCGCGACGACGGGGGAAGGGCTGGGCCTGTTCCTGGTCGATGCGAAGGCCGACGGCGTCGCGATCGAGGCGGCGCGCGGCTATGACGGGGTGCCGGTGGCGTCGGTCCGGCTGAACGGCGTCGCGGTCGGCGCCGACGCGCTGGTCGGCGGGGCCGGCGGCGGCGCGGCGATCCTCGAGCGGTCGTTCGACGAGGCGCGCGCCGCGCTGGCCGCCGAGGCGGTCGGCGCGATGGCCGAGACGCTCGACGTCACCGTCGACTATCTCAAGACCCGCCAGCAGTTCGGCGTCGCGATCGGCAGTTTCCAGGCGCTCCAGCACCGCGCGGTCGACATGCTGATGCAGGTGGAGCTGTCGCGCAGCATGGCGGTGCTCGCCGCGCTGTCGCTCGACGGCGACGAGGACCAGCGCCGCCGCAACATCGCCGCCGCCAAGGCGCAGATCGGCAAGTCGGGCCGGATGGTCGGGCAGGATGCGGTGCAGATGCACGGCGCGATCGGCATCACCGCCGAATACAAGGTCGGCCACGCCTTCAAGCGACTGACCGCGATCGACGCGCTGCTGGGCGACCGCGACCATCATCTGACGCGGCTCGTCGAACTGGGCGGGGTCTATCCGGCGGAGTGA
- a CDS encoding Phytanoyl-CoA dioxygenase (PFAM: Phytanoyl-CoA dioxygenase) has product MTVAALNRPEAEDIKVADVRPDRELESCNHLLDDHDALERFYDENGYILLRGVFDQASVAEARDAMLRVAETLGLARADDPDGKYTGGAFDGGMEESYIYSGIAARLIEHPVNLAVMEKVLGEPACAVPIVQYRTYPPNGPTTVVHQDGFYSPGIQDYKPVWITLTPCTREMGGLALAVGQNKRGYFHNTAKPAPYPIPRDAIPDDAWATTDYMPGDVLIVNPFTPHCGMPNRSDRLRISFDSRVQSAANPSAIAATVKAVTPDSITVDAGARGELTVKVDADTFIRVLHPGKREPFEGFADYTVPGMRLVVVRDGDRAVMLRKASEG; this is encoded by the coding sequence ATGACCGTCGCAGCGCTCAACCGGCCCGAGGCCGAGGACATCAAGGTCGCCGACGTGCGGCCCGACCGTGAGCTGGAAAGCTGCAACCACCTGCTCGACGACCATGATGCGCTGGAGCGCTTCTACGACGAGAACGGCTATATCCTGCTGCGCGGCGTGTTCGACCAGGCGTCGGTCGCGGAGGCGCGCGACGCGATGCTCCGGGTGGCGGAGACGCTCGGCCTCGCCCGCGCCGACGACCCGGACGGGAAATATACCGGCGGCGCCTTCGACGGCGGCATGGAGGAGAGCTACATCTATTCGGGCATCGCCGCCCGGCTGATCGAGCATCCCGTCAATCTGGCGGTGATGGAGAAGGTACTGGGCGAGCCCGCCTGCGCGGTGCCGATCGTCCAGTATCGCACCTATCCGCCGAACGGGCCGACCACCGTCGTCCACCAGGACGGTTTCTACAGCCCCGGCATCCAGGATTATAAGCCGGTCTGGATCACGCTGACGCCCTGCACTCGCGAGATGGGCGGGCTGGCGCTGGCGGTCGGCCAGAACAAGCGCGGCTATTTCCACAACACCGCCAAGCCGGCGCCCTATCCGATCCCGCGCGACGCGATCCCCGACGATGCCTGGGCAACCACCGACTACATGCCGGGCGACGTGCTGATCGTGAACCCCTTCACGCCCCATTGCGGCATGCCCAACCGTTCGGACCGGCTGCGCATCTCGTTCGACTCGCGCGTCCAGTCGGCCGCCAATCCGAGCGCGATCGCGGCGACGGTCAAGGCCGTGACGCCGGACTCGATCACCGTCGACGCCGGCGCGCGCGGCGAGCTGACCGTGAAGGTCGACGCCGACACCTTCATCCGCGTCTTGCATCCCGGCAAGCGCGAGCCGTTCGAAGGGTTCGCCGACTATACCGTGCCCGGCATGCGGCTGGTGGTGGTCCGCGACGGCGACCGCGCGGTGATGCTGCGCAAGGCTTCGGAAGGCTGA
- a CDS encoding acyl-CoA dehydrogenase domain protein (PFAM: acyl-CoA dehydrogenase domain protein; Acyl-CoA dehydrogenase, type 2, C-terminal domain), whose protein sequence is MQFDLTEEQSMFRDAVAAFAQRHLAAGALERAHSDDYPWEVARMMAEQGLIGITIPEEKGGLGGSLMDAVIAIETIASVCPRSADVVQAGNFGAIRTFAQFASDAQKEQYLAPLLKGDGLISVAMTEPNAGSAVTELTTTAVPDGDGFRISGQKIFTTHGTHATVFLVYVRYGPGTGNIGSVLIERGQEGFSFGKPVRFLSGEEWNPLFFDNVHVPKDKVLLGPGGFKQQMSGFNVERIGNTARSLALGRYAFNAAVEHAKTRKQFGRALCEFQGLQWKFAEMKLKLDAAQLLLYRAATNADKGLPSPDETAIAKVACNRAGFDCANEAMQVMGGAGYSQDGLVEYCLRRTRGWMIAGGAIEILLNRIAEGVFDMRFPQGPARA, encoded by the coding sequence ATGCAGTTCGATCTGACCGAAGAACAGTCCATGTTCCGGGATGCCGTCGCGGCGTTCGCGCAGCGGCATCTGGCGGCCGGTGCCCTGGAACGCGCGCACAGCGACGACTATCCGTGGGAGGTCGCCCGGATGATGGCCGAGCAGGGGCTGATCGGCATCACCATCCCGGAGGAGAAGGGCGGCCTCGGCGGATCGCTGATGGACGCGGTGATCGCGATCGAGACGATCGCGTCGGTCTGCCCGCGCTCGGCGGACGTGGTGCAGGCCGGCAATTTCGGCGCGATCCGCACCTTCGCCCAGTTCGCCAGCGACGCGCAGAAGGAACAATATCTGGCGCCGCTGCTGAAGGGCGACGGCCTGATCTCGGTGGCGATGACCGAGCCCAACGCCGGATCGGCCGTTACCGAGCTGACGACGACGGCGGTGCCCGACGGCGACGGCTTCCGCATCAGCGGGCAGAAGATCTTCACCACCCACGGCACCCATGCCACGGTCTTCCTCGTCTATGTCCGCTACGGGCCCGGCACCGGCAATATCGGCTCGGTGCTGATCGAGCGCGGGCAGGAGGGGTTCAGCTTCGGCAAGCCGGTGCGCTTCCTGTCGGGCGAGGAGTGGAACCCGCTGTTCTTCGACAATGTCCATGTGCCGAAGGACAAGGTGCTGCTGGGGCCGGGCGGGTTCAAGCAGCAGATGTCGGGCTTCAACGTCGAGCGGATCGGCAACACCGCGCGCAGCCTGGCGCTGGGCCGCTACGCCTTCAACGCGGCGGTCGAGCATGCCAAGACGCGCAAGCAGTTCGGCCGCGCGCTGTGCGAGTTCCAGGGCCTGCAATGGAAGTTCGCCGAGATGAAGCTCAAGCTCGATGCGGCGCAGCTCCTGCTCTACCGGGCCGCGACCAACGCCGACAAGGGCCTGCCGTCGCCGGACGAGACCGCGATCGCCAAGGTCGCGTGCAACCGGGCCGGGTTCGACTGCGCCAATGAGGCGATGCAGGTCATGGGCGGCGCCGGCTACAGCCAGGACGGGCTGGTGGAATATTGCCTGCGCCGCACCCGGGGCTGGATGATCGCGGGCGGCGCGATAGAGATATTGCTCAACCGGATCGCCGAGGGCGTTTTCGACATGCGGTTTCCCCAGGGGCCTGCCAGGGCCTGA
- a CDS encoding Rieske (2Fe-2S) domain protein (PFAM: Rieske [2Fe-2S] domain protein), which translates to MNEISKVKTAGGTVRPDYVPADAYVSPDYVRLEKERLWPRVWQIACREEEIPNPGDFYTYDIADESIAVVRKTDGAIAAYHNVCPHRGRRLTAGCGRMGKFHCKYHGWQWNLDGKPTEVVDRKDWGELLQDSEITLHPVKSASWGGWVFINMDPDSESLEEHLGEAKTLLDPFEMDRMRYVWRKRITMPCNWKTAQEAFMEGYHVQTTHRQLLPYQDDYTFSRAYGRHAMFGYAPTALFGLPSPRIGDQSGDMRKGLYEFNKEIWDTLKATTTDEMLAAGRRLMELPETATPFEIYVAFATFHREESAKAGRPWPAITPEQQMAAGTDWNIFPNLVFLQQPTNVLFYRARPNGDDPDSCIFEVNVMERFAEGAEPRNVEVEVADDWRTVDWGLILEQDFQNMEAVQKGMKSRVFKAARPSPVQEVEISNFHATLLAYLHGGQ; encoded by the coding sequence ATGAACGAGATCAGCAAGGTGAAGACGGCGGGCGGGACGGTGCGGCCGGACTATGTGCCGGCCGACGCCTATGTCTCCCCCGACTATGTGCGGCTGGAGAAGGAGCGGCTGTGGCCGCGCGTCTGGCAGATCGCCTGCCGCGAGGAGGAGATCCCGAACCCCGGCGACTTCTACACCTACGACATCGCCGACGAGTCGATCGCGGTGGTGCGCAAGACCGACGGCGCGATCGCGGCCTATCACAATGTCTGCCCGCATCGCGGCCGGCGGCTGACCGCCGGTTGCGGCCGGATGGGCAAGTTCCACTGCAAATATCATGGCTGGCAGTGGAATCTCGACGGCAAGCCGACCGAGGTGGTCGACCGCAAGGACTGGGGCGAGCTGCTCCAGGACAGCGAGATCACCCTGCACCCGGTCAAGAGCGCGAGCTGGGGCGGCTGGGTGTTCATCAACATGGACCCCGACAGCGAGAGCCTGGAGGAGCATCTGGGCGAGGCCAAGACCCTGCTCGATCCGTTCGAGATGGATCGGATGCGCTATGTCTGGCGCAAGCGGATCACCATGCCGTGCAACTGGAAGACCGCGCAGGAGGCCTTCATGGAAGGCTATCATGTGCAGACCACGCACCGGCAGCTTCTGCCCTATCAGGACGACTACACCTTCTCCCGCGCCTATGGGCGGCACGCCATGTTCGGCTATGCCCCGACCGCCCTGTTCGGCCTGCCGAGCCCGCGGATCGGCGACCAGAGCGGCGACATGCGCAAGGGTCTCTATGAGTTCAACAAGGAGATCTGGGACACGCTGAAGGCGACCACCACCGACGAGATGCTGGCGGCGGGCCGGCGGCTGATGGAGCTGCCCGAAACCGCGACGCCGTTCGAGATCTACGTCGCCTTCGCGACCTTCCACCGCGAGGAATCGGCGAAGGCTGGCCGGCCCTGGCCCGCCATCACCCCCGAGCAGCAGATGGCGGCGGGGACCGACTGGAACATCTTCCCCAACCTCGTCTTCCTCCAGCAGCCGACCAACGTGCTGTTCTACCGCGCCCGCCCGAACGGCGACGATCCCGACAGCTGCATCTTCGAGGTCAATGTGATGGAGCGCTTCGCGGAGGGCGCCGAACCCAGGAATGTCGAGGTCGAGGTCGCCGACGACTGGCGCACGGTCGACTGGGGGCTGATCCTGGAGCAGGATTTCCAGAATATGGAGGCCGTCCAGAAGGGGATGAAGTCCCGCGTCTTCAAGGCGGCGCGGCCGAGCCCGGTGCAGGAGGTCGAGATCAGCAATTTCCACGCGACCCTGCTCGCCTATCTGCACGGGGGCCAGTGA